One Coffea arabica cultivar ET-39 chromosome 5e, Coffea Arabica ET-39 HiFi, whole genome shotgun sequence DNA segment encodes these proteins:
- the LOC113689891 gene encoding protein TIC 20-v, chloroplastic-like, with translation MATANLLSATVTPSLIHLHKPPLYSTIFSSSSSNPRIPSQLSIFHLTSPSKRSNFSRRNLVIVQSKGSNSADAPDRLISAICYFFPFFDGIQYGKYVITQFAPVQALVQPLVPAIKAIVLDVLLIFPDLLERTFNPRDGVGLDLLMSFDSTVFLYLLVCLIYGSSSCLLGQLPRLPLVAEAADRQVL, from the exons ATGGCCACGGCCAATCTTTTGTCCGCCACAGTAACTCCATCCCTCATCCACTTGCACAAACCACCGTTATACTCCACCATCTTCTCATCATCTTCTTCCAATCCCAGAATCCCGTCACAGCTGTCAATTTTCCACCTTACTAGCCCCTCAAAAAGATCAAATTTTTCCAGAAGAAACCTCGTAATAGTTCAATCTAAAGGCAGCAACTCAGCTGATGCCCCTGACCGTTTAATCTCCGCCATCTGTTACTTCTTCCCCTTCTTTGATGGCATCCAGTATGGAAAGTATGTCATCACACAATTTGCACCGGTTCAAGCTCTCGTTCAGCCTTTGGTCCCAGCTATAAAG GCTATTGTTCTTGATGTGCTCTTGATTTTCCCTGATCTTCTGGAGAGGACCTTCAATCCAAGAGATGGGGTGGGGTTGGATTTACTGATGAGCTTTGACAGCACTGTGTTTTTGTACCTTTtagtttgcttgatttatgGTTCCTCTTCTTGCTTGCTTGGTCAGCTCCCAAGATTGCCCCTTGTTGCTGAGGCTGCTGATAGGCAAGTTTTGTGA
- the LOC113688103 gene encoding fasciclin-like arabinogalactan protein 1 codes for MQLTPAATVAAAAVVFSLALILLPSPSEAHNITKILAEFPEFSTFNHFLTTTHLANDINNRETITVCAVDNAGMADLLGKHLSIFALKNVLSLHVLLDYFGAKKLHDITNGTALAATMYQATGSAPGSSGFVNITDLKGGKVGFGAVDNGGIDATFVKSVKEIPYNISVIQISKILPSPDAEAPTPGPSQMNITGIMSAHGCKVFAETLLASPAEQTFDSSVDGGLTIFCPGDAAMKSFLPKFKNLTADGKQSLLEFHGVPIYEPESSLKSNNGPINTLATDGAKKFGLVVQNDGQQVTLKTPVVTARITSTIFDEQPLAIFELDKVLLPRELFKGSLAPTPAPAPAPEPVADAPEPSKKHKSPPAPPAADSPADGPAADQTAADSNGAVRFDGGRFATVCFSLWLIILLL; via the coding sequence ATGCAGCTAACTCCAGCGGCCACGGTGGCCGCTGCAGCGGTGGTTTTTTCCTTGGCACTAATACTCCTACCTTCCCCATCTGAAGCTCACAACATTACTAAGATTTTAGCAGAGTTCCCAGAATTCTCCACGTTCAACCATTTCTTAACCACAACCCACCTCGCTAACGACATTAACAACCGAGAGACCATCACTGTCTGCGCCGTCGACAATGCCGGCATGGCAGATCTACTCGGCAAACACTTGTCCATCTTCGCCTTAAAAAATGTCCTCTCCCTCCACGTCCTTCTCGACTATTTCGGCGCCAAGAAGCTTCACGATATCACCAACGGAACCGCCTTGGCTGCCACCATGTACCAAGCCACCGGCAGCGCTCCCGGCTCCTCCGGCTTCGTCAACATTACTGACCTTAAGGGCGGTAAAGTTGGCTTCGGCGCCGTCGACAATGGCGGAATCGACGCCACATTTGTGAAATCTGTCAAGGAAATTCCTTACAACATTTCCGTAATTCAGATCAGTAAGATCTTGCCGTCTCCCGACGCCGAAGCTCCCACTCCTGGGCCCAGCCAGATGAACATCACGGGTATCATGTCAGCTCACGGCTGTAAAGTTTTCGCCGAGACTTTATTAGCTTCTCCAGCTGAGCAGACATTCGACAGCAGTGTTGACGGTGGGTTAACGATTTTTTGCCCGGGTGACGCTGCAATGAAGAGCTTTTTACCGAAATTCAAAAACTTAACGGCGGACGGTAAACAGTCGTTACTCGAGTTTCACGGCGTTCCGATTTACGAGCCCGAGTCATCTTTGAAATCCAATAACGGCCCTATTAACACGTTAGCCACTGACGGCGCTAAAAAGTTCGGCCTCGTTGTGCAAAATGACGGCCAGCAGGTGACGCTGAAGACGCCAGTCGTGACGGCGAGGATAACGTCGACGATATTCGATGAACAGCCGTTGGCTATATTTGAGCTGGATAAGGTCTTGTTGCCCAGGGAGTTGTTCAAGGGTTCTCTGGCTCCGACTCCGGCACCGGCGCCGGCACCGGAACCGGTGGCTGATGCTCCCGAGCCTTCGAAGAAGCACAAGTCGCCGCCTGCACCGCCTGCCGCAGATTCTCCTGCAGACGGCCCTGCTGCGGATCAAACAGCAGCGGACAGTAACGGTGCCGTTAGATTTGACGGTGGAAGATTTGCAACTGTTTGTTTCAGTCTGTGGCTCATTATTTTACTTCTCTAa
- the LOC140006782 gene encoding uncharacterized protein, with product MQRFPLWSILSLGPIVVATKGQKAKQSTHKRKRRRCKNCKSFGHDRRKCTKVCTDAYETHNYDHVGAPNNVENVNLNLIGSSDGLLQSDSQHGCNKELMDSNWFQIIPPDQALMWACNPSLIQSHVQNTSLLGDENYSVNEPDFSQDH from the exons AT GCAAAGGTTTCCACTTTGGTCCATACTTTCTCTTGGTCCAATTGTTGTTGCTACAAAGGGACAAAAGGCAAAACAGTCCACTCACAAGCGAAAGCGAAGACGATGCAAAAATTGCAA GTCATTTGGACATGATAGACGAAAATGTACTAAAGTGTGCACAGATGCATATGAAACTCACAATTATGATCATGTTGGGGCACCCAATAATGTTGAGAATGTAAATTTGAATCTGATAGGCTCATCCGATGGCCTATTGCAATCAGATTCACAGCATGGATGCAATAAGGAATTAATGGATAGTAATTGGTTTCAGATCATTCCTCCTGATCAG GCATTAATGTGGGCATGCAATCCTTCATTAATCCAAAGTCATGTACAAAACACTAGCTTGTTAGGAGATGAAAACTATTCAG TGAATGAACCAGATTTCAGCCAAGACCATTAA